The following proteins are co-located in the Macadamia integrifolia cultivar HAES 741 chromosome 3, SCU_Mint_v3, whole genome shotgun sequence genome:
- the LOC122072603 gene encoding monooxygenase 1-like isoform X1 — MSLSEEKAIVIVGAGICGLATALALHRKGVSSRVVERSESLRAAGAAIGIFANGWRVLDELGVGQELRSKAVLLQAVRDGSPRGETVSLMNEEFRCLKRSDLINALANNLPPDTIRFGCQTVALNLDPQTSHPILHLHDGTVIKAEVVIGCDGINSVVADWLGLKTSSQFSLCAVRGLTNYPNGHGFSKEFVRIRRNNTTLGRIPIDEKLVHWFVGRLWTPQDSRLSKEHKLIRDSAVESIKDDFPADVEMIRNSDLASLTLLRLKYRAPWEILLGNFSKGTVTVAGDAMHVMGPFIGQGGSAGLEDAVVLARCFAKEMGGNGSSKPEEQGMMTIQAKRVGKAFDQYVKERRFRILRLSTQSYLTGLLVQASLPVMKLIILMLLLLLFPNSFGHTRHDCGRL, encoded by the exons atgagtcTGTCGGAGGAAAAGGCGATTGTAATAGTAGGAGCTGGAATCTGCGGCCTCGCTACCGCCCTTGCCCTTCATAG GAAAGGAGTTAGTAGTAGAGTTGTAGAGAGATCAGAATCCCTAAGAGCCGCAGGAGCTGCAATCGGTATATTCGCAAATGGGTGGCGTGTGCTTGATGAACTTGGAGTGGGTCAAGAGCTCAGATCAAAAGCTGTTCTATTACAAGC GGTGCGAGATGGAAGTCCACGGGGTGAAACGGTGTCATTGAT GAATGAAGAATTTAGGTGCTTGAAGAGGAGTGATCTCATCAATGCCCTTGCCAACAATCTTCCACCCGATACCATACGCTTCGGATGCCAAACTGTTGCACTCAACTTGGATCCCCAAACTTCTCATCCTATTCTTCATCTTCATGATGGGACTGTCATCAAGGCGGAG GTTGTGATTGGATGTGATGGCATAAACTCTGTGGTAGCTGATTGGCTGGGGCTCAAAACTTCGAGCCAATTTTCTCTGTGCGCAGTGAGGGGGCTTACAAATTATCCAAATGGGCATGGGTTCAGCAAAGAATTTGTCCGAATAAGGAGAAACAATACCACATTAGGAAGAATCCCAATCGATGAGAAGCTGGTCCATTGGTTTGTAGGCCGGCTCTGGACTCCTCAAG ATTCAAGACTTTCAAAAGAACACAAGCTAATCAGAGATTCAGCAGTGGAATCAATCAAGGATGATTTTCCAGCAGACGTAGAAATGATAAGAAACAGTGACCTCGCGTCGTTGACTCTCCTACGCCTAAAGTACAGGGCACCATGGGAGATTCTACTTGGAAACTTCTCAAAAGGAACAGTAACAGTGGCAGGGGATGCTATGCATGTTATGGGCCCGTTCATAGGACAAGGTGGTTCAGCAGGCCTAGAAGATGCGGTGGTGCTAGCGAGGTGCTTCGCAAAAGAGATGGGTGGCAATGGCAGCAGCAAGCCAGAAGAACAGGGGATGATGACGATACAGGCGAAAAGGGTAGGAAAGGCATTTGATCAATATGTAAAAGAACGTAGGTTTCGGATCCTGAGACTGTCTACGCAGAGTTACCTTACAGGATTGCTGGTGCAGGCCTCATTGCCAGTGATGAAGCTCATCATTCTCATGCTTCTTCTACTCCTCTTTCCTAACTCATTTGGTCACACCCGTCATGACTGTGGTCGGCTTTAG
- the LOC122072603 gene encoding monooxygenase 1-like isoform X2: MSLSEEKAIVIVGAGICGLATALALHRKGVSSRVVERSESLRAAGAAIGIFANGWRVLDELGVGQELRSKAVLLQAVRDGSPRGETVSLMCLKRSDLINALANNLPPDTIRFGCQTVALNLDPQTSHPILHLHDGTVIKAEVVIGCDGINSVVADWLGLKTSSQFSLCAVRGLTNYPNGHGFSKEFVRIRRNNTTLGRIPIDEKLVHWFVGRLWTPQDSRLSKEHKLIRDSAVESIKDDFPADVEMIRNSDLASLTLLRLKYRAPWEILLGNFSKGTVTVAGDAMHVMGPFIGQGGSAGLEDAVVLARCFAKEMGGNGSSKPEEQGMMTIQAKRVGKAFDQYVKERRFRILRLSTQSYLTGLLVQASLPVMKLIILMLLLLLFPNSFGHTRHDCGRL, encoded by the exons atgagtcTGTCGGAGGAAAAGGCGATTGTAATAGTAGGAGCTGGAATCTGCGGCCTCGCTACCGCCCTTGCCCTTCATAG GAAAGGAGTTAGTAGTAGAGTTGTAGAGAGATCAGAATCCCTAAGAGCCGCAGGAGCTGCAATCGGTATATTCGCAAATGGGTGGCGTGTGCTTGATGAACTTGGAGTGGGTCAAGAGCTCAGATCAAAAGCTGTTCTATTACAAGC GGTGCGAGATGGAAGTCCACGGGGTGAAACGGTGTCATTGAT GTGCTTGAAGAGGAGTGATCTCATCAATGCCCTTGCCAACAATCTTCCACCCGATACCATACGCTTCGGATGCCAAACTGTTGCACTCAACTTGGATCCCCAAACTTCTCATCCTATTCTTCATCTTCATGATGGGACTGTCATCAAGGCGGAG GTTGTGATTGGATGTGATGGCATAAACTCTGTGGTAGCTGATTGGCTGGGGCTCAAAACTTCGAGCCAATTTTCTCTGTGCGCAGTGAGGGGGCTTACAAATTATCCAAATGGGCATGGGTTCAGCAAAGAATTTGTCCGAATAAGGAGAAACAATACCACATTAGGAAGAATCCCAATCGATGAGAAGCTGGTCCATTGGTTTGTAGGCCGGCTCTGGACTCCTCAAG ATTCAAGACTTTCAAAAGAACACAAGCTAATCAGAGATTCAGCAGTGGAATCAATCAAGGATGATTTTCCAGCAGACGTAGAAATGATAAGAAACAGTGACCTCGCGTCGTTGACTCTCCTACGCCTAAAGTACAGGGCACCATGGGAGATTCTACTTGGAAACTTCTCAAAAGGAACAGTAACAGTGGCAGGGGATGCTATGCATGTTATGGGCCCGTTCATAGGACAAGGTGGTTCAGCAGGCCTAGAAGATGCGGTGGTGCTAGCGAGGTGCTTCGCAAAAGAGATGGGTGGCAATGGCAGCAGCAAGCCAGAAGAACAGGGGATGATGACGATACAGGCGAAAAGGGTAGGAAAGGCATTTGATCAATATGTAAAAGAACGTAGGTTTCGGATCCTGAGACTGTCTACGCAGAGTTACCTTACAGGATTGCTGGTGCAGGCCTCATTGCCAGTGATGAAGCTCATCATTCTCATGCTTCTTCTACTCCTCTTTCCTAACTCATTTGGTCACACCCGTCATGACTGTGGTCGGCTTTAG